TGCCCTTCATTCCCTGGCCCTCGCCGCGGCCAGAGCCCGGGGGTGGCGTGTTCTGGAAGACGCCTGAGATCGTCGCGTGGGCGAAGGGCCGTGCGTTCGCCTGGGTCGACGACGAGATCACCGAGGCGGATCGCACGTGGGTGAAGGAACGCCACGGCGGTCCCGCCCTACTGCACCGGGTCGACCCGCGACGCGGCCTTGCCAGCGCCGACTTCGCCGTGCTGACGGCATGGGCAACCGGCCTCGACTGACTCCGCAGCCGGTCGACAGCTTGCTGTCACGCAGTCGTGCGTGATCACTACTGGACATGTCTTACGCATCATGAACAAGTTGACCGTCCGTTCCACCTCTTCTCACAGCAGCCCGGGGGCAGCGCAGGCTTGTGCAGCGAACAGGCACGCTGGCGTGATTCTGTGTACCCGATTCGGCATCACGTGTTCGGCGCTGTCCCTGTCACCGAACTCGGCCAGCTCCGACGCTGACCACGTTTTCAGATGGGAACGACCAGCGGTAGGGCGCGCAATGGCGAGGTGCATTGGGCGCATCGCCCTTCCCTGTGGTGTTAGGGCTTGGAAACGTTAAGAGTGGTGGCGGTTGCGGCGCGGCCAGGACCCCGATGTGCCGACCGCACCACGCAAGCCTCTGCCGGTGGGGAGCCGTGGTCGCCGTCCGGGGACTGCGCTGGATGCTGTGGGGCACGGAACTCCTCAAAGGGCACCGTGTTCCGCAGGACTTCAAGGCCCCGGGTCGCCTCGGTGGCGATCCACAGCGCCTGGGGCTCATGCTCCTCCTGTACGGCATGGTGGTGATGGGCTTCGGAAACTTCGCGGCCATCAGCCAGTGAGGCACCTGCCGGAGGGATGAAGGGCTGTGGCAATCGCACGATCCGCCCGACGCCGGAGCCGAGCGAAGCCTCATCCGCGGGACCGGCGCGCACCGGGAGGCCACACGACATCGACCGTCAGTCCCGCCGAGCGGGCAGCGGCCACAGCGTCCGCCGTACCGCCGCCCAGGCCGGTCGGCGCGCTGCCGTCCCAGACGGCCAGCAGGCGGTCCGCGCCCTGCAGCAGGCGGAGGTTGGCCGCTTCGTAGGCCGCGCGCTCCGCGTGCTCGAACGGCATGACCAGCACCTCGTCGGCGGCATCACGCAGCGCGTCGAACCTGACGAGGTCCGCCGGGGCCACCACGGCGTCCCGGTAGTCCCTGCAGGGGATGATCGCCGTCAGCCGGCCGCCGAGGGCCAGAATCTCCTCGGCAAAGAGGGTGTCAGCACCGGAGGCCAGACAGGAACGCCCCACGAGTGCGTCGCCGCGCAGGCCGACCAACAGGTCGCGCAGCGCCGTACGCACCACCCCGGTTGCCTCGGTGGCCAGGTCCATGTGACCGGTGACGGCGACTGTGACCACGCGGTAGGCCCCTTCCGGACCGGACGACGGGGCCGTCACTCTATCCCGTGGCAGTGGCGCGCTGATCTAGCGCTATCGCGTGTAGGCCGGATTCACAGTGCGGCAGCGGCAGCGAAACCCAGCACATAGGAACCGGCGAACAGGAAAGGGATCCACCGCTCGACCCGGTTCAGCGGCAGATAGATGCGCCAGTCCCGGCCCTCACCGAGCGCTCGCCACTCGGCAGCCACGAAAGTGCGGGCCGGCAGCCGCTCCTCCAGGGCTCCGATCACGGCGAACTTGCCCCGGTTCAGTTGGTGATAGGAGCGGACGGTGAACCACCAGGTGACACACATCCCCAACAGGACCAGCAGAGCCGCGAGGGCGACCACGACCGGCACCTCACGGTGAGGATCCTGCGACAGCCACGCGCCGAAGAATGCGAGCAGGGCGGTGTGGAGGGTCAGGAAAAAGGTGTTGGCGAGGTTCCGCCGGGCGCTGACCCGGTCGGCCATCTCCACACACAGCTTGTACTGCTCGAAGATCGCGGCGTGATAAGTGGCTTTCGCGTCACGGTAGTCCTCCGCACCGACACCGTTGTTCCACAGCGATTCACTGATGTCAGCCATGGCAGCATCTCCCCGCGGTCGTCACGTTCGCCAACTCTACTGAGACGATACGTGCGTTGATCGGTGGGCAGGGCACAATGCCCTCTGGGAGAAGGTGAGTTGATTGACACGAGGCGAACAACCGGTCGACGATGTCGAGGCAATGCTGTCCATCCCCCCGGAGAAGTTGCGGAGGCATCCCAGGCTGCTGCACGTCGAGCGCGCCAGCGAGGCGGCAGCCAAGGCACTGGCCTATGCGCGGCGCGAGGGCGCTGACGCCGGCGAAGAAGGGAATCCACGGACGTACGACGGCATCGCCCACCGCTACCTGAGCGCCTGCCCGCAGGTTCCCTTCCTCGGCGTCGAGACTCTGGCGGGCCTCGCTGTGCGTGAACGGCGCACGCAGCGAGCGGGGCTGCCTCCTGACCTCGCCCGGCTCGCAGAGCAGCACGACTTCCTGGCCCACCGGCGCCTCGTCGTTCCTGACGGACAGAGCCGGTTCGGCATCGAGCGAGGGCTGCTGTACGTCATGGCCGAACCCGGGGGCGAGATCACCGGCAGGTTTCCGCTGGCGGTCCCCAACCGCACCCTGGACGCCATCGCCAAGCCACAGGACATGCGTCCTCAGCCCACCATGTCCCTCCGGCAGCACCTGACCGAATCGCGCTGGCTGCCCCTGGACGAACTCATCGGGCTCGCACGCTTCCCCCCGATGCGCGAGGCGGCCTCCAGGCTGGCACGCGGAGTCTTCCCCGGTCGGCATCACGTGTTCGTCTCGCACCGTTGGCTCGACGTCGAACAGCCCGACCCGGACGGCACCCAGGCACGGCTGGTCGCATGGCATCTGTTCGCCGCGCTGTGCGAGGCGGTCCGAGTCGCCCACCGACGTGGACTGCACACCCCTCGCCGGGTGGCTCACGCCGCGATGAACATGCCGGTCGGCATGGCCGGTTCGGACATGGCGGAGTGTCTGCTGGTCGGGGTCCTGCGGGAAACGTTGAACGACGCGACGTTGGCACCGGTGGCCCATGAGGTGGAACGGGTAGGTGTGGACGCGATCGAGCGCGGTGCGGCTGAGGCATGCGACGACGTCGGCCTGCGGCGCCTGAGCAGCCTGCTCGATGCCTTGCCCTCGCTGCGGCCGCTGCTGGAACGGGTCCATCTCTGGTACGACTACAGCTGCGTGCCACAGGCCCCGCGCACCCCCGAGGAACAAGCACTGTTCCGGCGCACCCTCCAATCGCTGTCCTTGCTGCAGTTCGCCGCGCGCACCTTGGTACTGCTGGACGATGTTGGCGACTACCTGAGTCGGGCCTGGTGCAGCCTGGAGGCAACGACCTCGCTGGTGCACACGATGGGCGGAGTCCCCGACGTCCTGCTCACCGGCGGACCGGCACGGCCGTCGGGCCCCACCACTCACGCCGAGTCGCTGCGCGGACTCGTACAGGACCGCCAACTCGTCATCTGGCGCGGGCTGTTGGACACCGAACTGTTCCGGCTACAGACGCGCGAGGAGTGTGTGCACCGGCTCGGACTGTCCATGGCTGATCCTGGCGACCTCCCCCACCTCTACGACAGCATGCTCTCCCTTGCCGTGCCGAACGGCCGCACGAGCCTGCAGGCCCTGGTCACGGGCGTGGTTCCGCTGCCTGACATGGGAGAGGGCGGGGTTTTGATTCCGGCACCGGACTACAAAGGGTCCCAGCCGATCGGAGGCAAGCTGCCGGTCAAGGTGATCGGCTCCCTGGATGCGTGGGGCGGTCTGAACCTCCGCGGTTACCTCGAGGAGGGACACGCCGATGCCGGCGCTCCCGACGTAACGCCGTACTGGCACACCCCGGGACGGGACGCCGTCGGCACCGCACCGACCTGTCACGTCGCGGTCGTCGCCGAATGCGAAGGGGAGGCCGTACTCATCGCGTCCTGGATACGACGGCATCACGCGGAGCTCGAAAGGCTGCTGCGGGTCAGAGTCGTTTCCGGGAGCTGGACCGCCGTGGACCCCATCCCCGTGGGGCATCTGCCGCATGGGCGACTGCGGGCACAGCCGGTCCGGGCCGACGTATGGGTGGTGGCAGGAAAGTCCGGGCTGGTGGCGAACGACGTGGGCCAGGCACTGTGCCGCGTGCTCTACGAGGCACGTCTCCCGGTCCTCACCGTGTCCTTGGACCTCGCCGCCGAGAACGTGAAGCAGGTCATCGGCGACGTCGCGCCCAACGCGCCGCACAGCGCCCTCCTGTCCGGGTGGGGCACCGGGCACGAACATCCGGCCGGGCTGCTGTACCTGCACTTGTACGAGCATCTGCTGCAGTGGGGAGCCCCGGTCCGGTGAAGGCGCCACTTGTAGGGGATTTCGTCGAGGGAGAGCTGGGACGGGTACTGCGCGCCCTCAGCGTGGCCGACCGGGACGGGGACCGCGTCGGTTTCAGCGCACTGTGCCGACAGCACGCCTCCGAACTCGACGCCCGCCGGGACGAGTGGCTTCGGGTTCCGGAGGAACTGCGCGAGCCCCTCCGCCGCAACACGAAGGCCATGCTCGCCTACCCCCAGACCATTCAGCGGCTCGCGCGCGAGCTGGACGAGCTGGGCCGCCCCGACGCGCTCCGTCAACTGTCGGGCGCCGACTTGCCGGGAGACCCGCTGGGGAAGATCCAGGAGGCGGAGATCCTCGCCGAGGACGGGGAGTACGAGGCCGCTGACGCGCTGCTCCACGCAGAACTCGCTCAGGGCCTGAGCGACGACGTCCGGAGGGCAGCCATCCACTCCCGTCTGGTCAGGAACGCAGCCATGCAGGACGACCTCGACACGGCCGTCGACCATGCCCGCCTGGCTCACGACCTGGCGCTGCGCTCCGGGGATCAGGGAGTGGAAAAAGCAGCGGCGGTCCTGGACGACCTGCTCACCGCCCGCGAACTGCGGCGCGGCACACTCGACGGACGCCAGCTCGGTGCCTGCCGGGAGACCCTGACAAACGCGCAGCAGCTGAGCGACCGAGCCTGGTTCGCGGAAAGCAACCAGGTGCTGCTTCGGCTCCTCGACGAGCTGGACGCACTCCCCGAGGAGGCCTCTGCCCGCCGTTTCCTGGGCAAGCTCTGCGGCCTGATGGGGCTGAACCACTTCCACGCGGGCGAACACGACGAGGCCAGGGCCTGGACGCGGAAGGCCTTGCAGGATTGCCGGCGACACGAGGACCACACCGGAGCGGAGGTCTACGCGGCCAACTTGAAGGAGATCGACCGGGCGGCTGGCGTGTGAGTGAACCCGCTGGCCGGTCAGTCGTCGAAGTAGGCCTTGCCGACGGCGTAGGTGTCCTCGTAGAGGTGATAGCGAGTGATCTGCCCGCCCCGGACCGTGGCGTGCAGGGCGAACGCTGTGTCGATGTTCCTGCCCGTCTTCTTGACCTCGGAGACCATGCGCCCGATCAACACCACGTCGTCTCCCTCGGAGATGACGTGCTGCAGGTCGAACTCCTTGGGCTGGACATGGGTTCGCAGCAGTTCGAAGAACGTCTGCATTCCCTCCGACGAGTCGACCACCGGCACCCACGGAATGCCTGGTGGATGCGGAATCGAGAAGGACACCGAGTCGGCGAACAGGGCCGCCGCCTCCGCGGTCTTCCCCTCGGCGAGCAGCGGGAACAAGCGTTGCACGGTCTGCGCGGGCGACTCTGCTGTCATGTGCGTCGATGCTAGGGAAGCCGCTTCGCGATGTCATGCCCTGCGGAGACACGAACCGGGTGCGACACCGGTCCTCATTGTCACGATGCGTGGCGCGAAGACCGGCAGGCTCCGCAAGATTCCGCTGATGCGCGTGGAGCACGAGGGGCAGTACGCGGCGGTGGCCTCGAAGGGCGGCTTCCCGCGCCATCCGGTCTGGTACTTCCACCTCAAGGCCGACCCGCAGGTGGATCTCCAAGACGGTCCCGAACGCCAGGGCATGGTGGCCCGTGAGATCACCGGGGACGAGAAGGCCCAGTGGTGGCAGCGCGCGGTCACCGCGTATCCGCCGTACACCGACCATCAGGCGAAGACCGACCGCGTGATCCCCGTCTTCGTACTCGAACCCGAGCACCTGGCCCGGCCGGTGGAGGCCTCTGCGCCGACGGGGAACTGAGCTTCGGGGACCGGGTCGTGCCGTGCGCTGCCGTCCGTGGGTTCAGTCGTCGACAAAGGAGAGGCAGACCGCGGCAGGCTCCATGACCACCTGGTCCTGGGTGTAGCAGTCTGCCTGTCGGGTGGCGACCTCGGCTCCGCAGCCCGAGCAGACAAGGTTCGGGCCGTCACCGCCCGCCGGCCCCTGGCAGCAACCGATCCATCGCATGATGTCGGGGTGTTGATCGGTGCCGATGACGTCGTCCGGATGGACGACGAAGCCCGGCAGGTCGATGGCGAACTCC
This Streptomyces sp. NBC_01283 DNA region includes the following protein-coding sequences:
- a CDS encoding nuclear transport factor 2 family protein; this encodes MTAESPAQTVQRLFPLLAEGKTAEAAALFADSVSFSIPHPPGIPWVPVVDSSEGMQTFFELLRTHVQPKEFDLQHVISEGDDVVLIGRMVSEVKKTGRNIDTAFALHATVRGGQITRYHLYEDTYAVGKAYFDD